The Nostoc sp. NIES-3756 DNA window ACCTATTAATGTTAGAGACAAAAATGTATTACTAAAAATGCTTTTAAATATTTGGTTATCGGCAAGCCCAGTTATTATTAATAATAAATAAATTAAGCAAGAGAATGTTAATATTAGAAAATATAATGAAGCAAAAATTGTAAAGTTAATACCAAATGGTAGATAAAAATCGAATGTGGGTGATGTAAAAAGAAAGGAACGGATTAGTTTAATATCTCTATCTTGTGCCGGACGAACTACATAATCATTTACTGAAAAATTGCTTAAAGTGTTTGTTGTAGTTTCAGTGATGCCTACTGTGGAAACAGTATTATCCCTGACCATAGCAACTAACTCACCATTAATTCTTGACAGGAAAAATAGGCGAGCGCTCGAAATCCGCACAAAACCAAGACCTGCGTAAAAAGAAACTAATTCTGGAAGACAAACTAAATAAATAGGTTGCTCAAATAGTTGTTTAATATGAGTTACCAAAGCTGAACCAATGCTTTGACTGCGATAAGTAGGGGTAACATACAAGGTATTTAAAATTACCCGTTGAGGATAGACCAATAATTTTGCGGCTGCAACTATACGGCGATTACACTCAACAACCCAGGTATTTAGGGTGACTTGGCGTAGAATTATTATAATTAAAGGTAAAAATAATATAAAACTGCAAATAAATGAAAGCATTGTACCCCATAAATTGGGGTTCTCACTAATATTTGTACCAAAACCCGTCGGGTTTCCATATAGTAGAAATGCTAATTTTACTTGCCAAATATCTGGAACTAAGGAAGAACTCATGATATAGCCCACAAGATATTCGCCAAGTTTTCGACTCAGTAGATAGCTAAAAAAGCTAATTAATAATAATAACAAACTTAAATTTAGAATAATAGAAGAAGATTTTTGAATAATATTTACCCAAGTCTGAAAATTTCTATTTCGTCCAGAAGACTCTAATGGAAGAAACAGCAGCTTCCAGATATCTTTCTGTTTAGCCTGTCGAAGTGAACAGTCAGGAGGTAAATTTATATTCTGCATGATTATTGACAATGACTAAAATTTGAATAAGAAAACACTTGGGCAGCATATGATAATTTCTAACTTTGTTTAGTATTCCCAAATTTTTAATTGTTATTGAAACTTAAAATATATATCTGGTTCATCAAAACTACAAAAGTAAGTGCTAAATTAATTTCTATCAGAACTACTGCCAAGCACTGTAGTAAAATTTAAAACTCAGGAAATAACTCTGCGTATCTTATATCGAAATGAATATTTTAATTGTTGAGGATGAATCAGAAATTGCTCAGTTAATCCAACATTCTTTAGAAAAAGAAGGATTTTCTTGTTTCGTTAGTCGTGATGGTATTACTGCTTTAAAAATCTTTCAGGAACAATCACCAGATTTAATCATCCTAGACTTGATGATTCCTGGGTTGGATGGGTTGGAAGTCTGCGCCAGAATACGCCAAAAACCAGGAGCAAAAGACCCTTATATATTAATGCTGACGGCTAAGGGTGAGGAAATAGACAGGGTAATTGGCTTGTCTACTGGCGCTGATGACTACATGGTTAAACCCTTTAGTCCTAGAGAGTTGGTAGCGAGAGTACGAGCGCTACTGCGGCGGAGTCTGCGTCAAGGTGGACAGACTCAGGTAAATCGGACTCAACACTTTATAGTAGATTTAGACCAACGGACTGCTAGTCGTCAAGTAAATTCCCAGCCACCAGAAGCTTTAGACTTAACCACGCTAGAATTTAACTTGTTAAGTACCTTTGTCAGCAATCCTGGGCGAGTTTGGAACCGTACTCAGTTAATTGATAAACTCTGGGGAGATAATTTTTTTGGTGATGAGCGTGTTGTTGATACTCATGTTGCTAGGTTAAGGAAAAAGATTGAGCCTGATCCTGCTAATCCCACTTTTATTAAAACTGTAGTCGGGGTTGGTTATAAATTTGAAGATTCTCCAGTTGTATGAGCAGAAATAACAAGGTTTGGCGCTGGACAACATCTTTACCTTTAGCATCCCGCCTATTTATTTCTCACCTAGTGGTGATGATAGTCGGGTTGATGAGTTTAGTTATTATTAGTAGACTTTCTTCTCCCCGCTTTTTTGTCCTGCATTTAGAAAGATTAGAAAGTGAAGGGATAAACTTAATTAATATTCGCGCTCATTTAGTACAAGGATTTGAAATTGCTTGGCGGACTAGCACTATCTGGTCAGTTTTAGTGGGGAGTACGGCGGCGGGAGGCTTGAGTTACTGGGTGTCTCAACGAATTATGCAGCGTCTAACTGAGATGGAACAAATCACCCAGCAGTTTGCATCTGGTCATTTAGAAGCGCGCCTACCCATGTCTGATATTCCCGAACTTAACCGCTTGGGTACAAGTTTTAATCGCATGGCTGCTAGTTTGGAAGGTGTGGAAGCGCGGCGGCGAGAATTAATAGGCGATATGACTCACGAACTTCGGACACCTCTAACTGTAGTGCGTGGTTATTTAGAAGAACTCGCCGATGGGGAAATTGAGCCATCCCCAGAAGTGTATCGTCGGTTAGCTAAGGAAACTAGGCGTTTAGAACGTTTAGTTAATGACTTGCAAGAGTTATCTAAAGCTGAGGCTGGTTATTTACCAATTAGAATACAGGCCATCAATTTATATCCTTTATTAGAGTCTTTAATAGAGAGATTTAGTGACCAATTGTTAGAAGATGGGCCTGTATTACTGGCGGAATTTTCCCCACAAATTCCCCTTGTCTTAGCAGATATCGATCGCACAGAACAAATCTTAGTCAATCTCATTGGTAACGCCATCCGTTATACTGCCGAGGGTTCAATTAGTATTCGTACATGGATGAAAAATCGCCAACTGTGGATTGCAGTAATTGATACAGGTATAGGAATTGCAACAGAAGATTTACCTCACGTATTTGAGCGCTTTTGGCGAGCAGATCAATCACGCGATCGCCATTCTGGAGGTACAGGCATCGGATTAACTATTACCAAGCACCTAGTAGAATTACAAGGTGGAGAAATTCAAGTAGATAGCGAACTTGGTATAGGCAGTACATTCCGCTTTTGCTTACCCTTAGCGTAAAATGAACGTTGCGTTGTCGGAAGTGTTCTACTTGACAATTTAGCCTTAACTGAATTGTATTGAGTTTTAATTACGAATTACGAATTTCCCTAAAACACTCAACCCCAACAACAAAGGCGTAAACCAATCACCCCAACGCACGTATAAAGTTTTTGTCTGGCGACGATAGATAGTTTCTGCATGGGTTTCGTAGGTGTTATATCCAGATATCCACAAGGTTTTGCCGTGGGGATCAACGAAAGCTGAATATCCTGTATTTGTTGCCCTGACTGACCATCGATCATTCTCAATTGCCCGCATGATATCTTGTGCATGGTGCTGGAATGGCATCGGCGCACTGTAATGGGCATCGTTGGAAGCACTGAGGATAAATTGCCCACCCGCCGCAGTTTGACGGCGGAAGACTTCAGGGAAGGCTGACTCGTAACAAATCCCCACAATTGCCCGTCCAA harbors:
- a CDS encoding GNAT family N-acetyltransferase, with protein sequence MQNINLPPDCSLRQAKQKDIWKLLFLPLESSGRNRNFQTWVNIIQKSSSIILNLSLLLLLISFFSYLLSRKLGEYLVGYIMSSSLVPDIWQVKLAFLLYGNPTGFGTNISENPNLWGTMLSFICSFILFLPLIIIILRQVTLNTWVVECNRRIVAAAKLLVYPQRVILNTLYVTPTYRSQSIGSALVTHIKQLFEQPIYLVCLPELVSFYAGLGFVRISSARLFFLSRINGELVAMVRDNTVSTVGITETTTNTLSNFSVNDYVVRPAQDRDIKLIRSFLFTSPTFDFYLPFGINFTIFASLYFLILTFSCLIYLLLIITGLADNQIFKSIFSNTFLSLTLIGVFIIPIAFIVNILGLQNHSQFFLLEYNQKLIGYARISYKSRYFILNYSYINPSLKPDCEIYFIQQILNSTTKPILVACNYSNVRIYKDLGFIPISIQNLPKKLRLGARINLQWGGMNLVHPNNQASQ
- a CDS encoding response regulator transcription factor; amino-acid sequence: MNILIVEDESEIAQLIQHSLEKEGFSCFVSRDGITALKIFQEQSPDLIILDLMIPGLDGLEVCARIRQKPGAKDPYILMLTAKGEEIDRVIGLSTGADDYMVKPFSPRELVARVRALLRRSLRQGGQTQVNRTQHFIVDLDQRTASRQVNSQPPEALDLTTLEFNLLSTFVSNPGRVWNRTQLIDKLWGDNFFGDERVVDTHVARLRKKIEPDPANPTFIKTVVGVGYKFEDSPVV
- a CDS encoding sensor histidine kinase, which gives rise to MSRNNKVWRWTTSLPLASRLFISHLVVMIVGLMSLVIISRLSSPRFFVLHLERLESEGINLINIRAHLVQGFEIAWRTSTIWSVLVGSTAAGGLSYWVSQRIMQRLTEMEQITQQFASGHLEARLPMSDIPELNRLGTSFNRMAASLEGVEARRRELIGDMTHELRTPLTVVRGYLEELADGEIEPSPEVYRRLAKETRRLERLVNDLQELSKAEAGYLPIRIQAINLYPLLESLIERFSDQLLEDGPVLLAEFSPQIPLVLADIDRTEQILVNLIGNAIRYTAEGSISIRTWMKNRQLWIAVIDTGIGIATEDLPHVFERFWRADQSRDRHSGGTGIGLTITKHLVELQGGEIQVDSELGIGSTFRFCLPLA